Proteins co-encoded in one Cydia splendana chromosome 11, ilCydSple1.2, whole genome shotgun sequence genomic window:
- the LOC134794786 gene encoding uncharacterized protein LOC134794786: MKLYRNLKGSFQDISMSLRDWSSNSKEFMKKVSDTCKEDKVKVLGLEWDIKKDTLQLKPNLQEEAVTKRGILKTIASIYDPCGYAVPYTLSSKLFLQELWKAGVSWDSPLSSELTEEWNKIRQNLEAIRKVSVDRCYMKTPVGKGYQLHCFTDASLQAYAASVFLVCGSEKSFIIGKSRLIPIKDQESLKIPRLELLGVLIGSRLIKFVLKFLQQKIVRQVLWTDSQIVIEWCKSDKLLPPFVARRIEEIKTNKDLEIRYLPTELNPADVGTRPTCSREDREKWLSGPQFIVQDPKTWPTTSGGGPTSSLLIGEGLGIQEDEELMEIVDPDIHNVSPMETEDSITEREVASHDNDQMPDKLLKLKEIQAEYFPLEVEGKVTSLSLNLGIFKDIDELLRCKGRMKHADWTFDKRYPILIPKDSDFTNEIIMKTHQENKHVGVSHTLDKIRETYWIPQGRSQVQKILKKCSECMKHDGGPYKLPETPALPKERVNYSSPFTYVGTDYLGPLLINNGNGNCKRWISLYTCLAVRAIHLEIVKDLTAEEGLMALRRMISIRGVPTLITSDNAAHYKLLSEILQNPYCVEKEIRWKFIPQLAPWHGGFYERLVGLVKNCMKKTLQKHLLNDTQLVTAVKEIEAVLNTRPLTYVDSEPDHVLKPSDFLTMGKCIIMETSDKDPTTSQGTVTKDNLIKGWKKARIILREFKEMFENRYLLNLRERYSHHPKEPRVTSKLAPKIGQIVQIKGDTKNRINWKVGKIVSLKEGADGLCRVATVRVGDTEYTRSIAHLYPLEIEDGEEQCKQTSSYEESVEEPVQIPDLQRPPDKDDVTMESLKDVTEPPPAQISTQEVRDQPEEVQPHASPEEEPCSSKQTVESISSELNEPKPKSMSEPEPLAVVDLEFYDHTVPESHHLEEVAPEEQHDEARPKRAAALRALEKIKEWTSNLVAVLLPEAGCVVTSTNI; this comes from the coding sequence ATGAAACTCTACAGAAATCTAAAAGGATCTTTTCAAGATATTTCAATGTCACTCAGAGATTGGAGTTCAAATTCTAAGGAATTTATGAAGAAAGTCTCTGATACATGTAAAGAAGATAAAGTAAAGGTACTTGGCTTAGAATGGGACATCAAAAAGGATACTCTTCAGTTGAAACCTAACTTACAAGAAGAAGCTGTCACAAAGAGAGGAATACTGAAGACTATCGCATCAATCTACGATCCATGTGGTTATGCAGTACCCTATACCCTATCATCTAAACTATTTTTACAAGAGCTTTGGAAAGCTGGAGTGTCATGGGACTCACCATTATCGAGCGAACTAACGGAAGAATGGAACAAGATCCGACAGAATTTAGAAGCCATTAGGAAGGTGTCGGTGGACAGATGCTACATGAAGACACCAGTGGGAAAAGGCTACCAACTACACTGTTTCACCGATGCCTCTCTACAGGCTTATGCAGCATCAGTCTTTTTAGTCTGCGGCTCGGAGAAAAGCTTCATTATTGGTAAATCTCGGCTGATACCAATAAAGGACCAGGAGAGTCTCAAGATACCTCGTCTTGAACTTTTAGGAGTACTGATTGGCAGTAGACTGATAAAGTTCGTTCTTAAGTTTCTCCAGCAGAAGATAGTAAGACAAGTCTTATGGACTGACAGCCAGATCGTCATAGAATGGTGCAAATCTGACAAGCTATTGCCACCCTTCGTTGCCAGGCGGATAGAAGAGATCAAAACAAATAAAGATCTGGAGATCAGATACCTTCCAACAGAGCTAAATCCAGCTGACGTCGGCACCAGACCCACCTGCTCGAGAGAGGACAGGGAGAAATGGCTGAGTGGTCCACAATTTATAGTTCAAGATCCGAAGACGTGGCCAACAACTTCAGGCGGTGGACCAACCAGTTCTCTCTTGATTGGGGAGGGTCTTGGGATCCAAGAAGACGAAGAACTGATGGAAATAGTTGATCCGGATATACACAACGTTAGTCCGATGGAAACGGAGGACAGTATAACTGAAAGGGAAGTAGCGAGTCATGACAATGATCAAATGCCAGATAAGTTACTAAAATTGAAAGAAATTCAAGCTGAATACTTTCCTCTAGAGGTAGAAGGAAAGGTAACTAGTTTAAGTTTGAATTTAGGCATATTTAAAGACATAGATGAGTTACTAAGGTGTAAAGGTCGTATGAAACACGCAGACTGGACATTCGATAAACGCTACCCTATACTTATACCAAAAGATTCAGATTTCACCAACGAAATTATAATGAAGACTCATCAAGAAAATAAGCATGTTGGAGTAAGTCACACGTTAGACAAGATAAGGGAAACTTACTGGATACCACAAGGAAGAAGCCAAGTTCAAAAGATTTTGAAGAAGTGCTCCGAATGTATGAAGCATGACGGAGGGCCATATAAACTACCAGAAACTCCTGCGTTACCGAAAGAGAGGGTCAATTATAGCTCACCATTCACATACGTTGGTACCGACTATCTAGGACCACTTCTAATCAACAATGGGAATGGCAATTGTAAAAGGTGGATTAGCCTCTACACATGCTTAGCCGTAAGAGCCATTCACTTAGAAATTGTAAAGGACCTAACTGCGGAAGAAGGTTTAATGGCCTTACGTAGAATGATTTCAATAAGAGGTGTACCTACCTTAATAACGTCTGATAATGCGGCTCACTACAAGTTACTCTCAGAGATTCTTCAGAACCCATACTGCGTAGAGAAAGAAATAAGATGGAAATTTATACCACAGTTAGCACCATGGCATGGAGGATTCTATGAGAGATTAGTTGGTTTGGTTAAAAACTGTATGAAGAAAACATTACAGAAACATTTGTTGAATGACACTCAGCTAGTAACAGCGGTGAAAGAAATAGAAGCAGTTCTTAACACAAGACCCTTAACTTACGTAGATTCAGAGCCGGATCATGTACTAAAACCTTCAGACTTTCTTACCATGGGAAAGTGTATCATTATGGAAACTTCAGATAAGGATCCTACAACGTCGCAAGGGACGGTGACTAAGGACAATTTAATTAAAGGTTGGAAGAAAGCACGGATAATTCTACGAGAATTTAAAGAGATGTTTGAGAACAGGTATCTCCTAAATTTGAGAGAAAGATATTCCCACCATCCTAAAGAACCTAGAGTAACATCAAAGTTAGCACCTAAGATAGGTCAAATCGTGCAGATTAAAGGTGACACGAAGAATAGGATAAATTGGAAAGTTGGGAAAATAGTATCTTTAAAGGAAGGCGCCGACGGTTTATGTAGGGTCGCCACGGTACGAGTAGGAGATACAGAGTATACAAGATCCATCGCACATCTCTACCCGTTAGAGATCGAAGATGGAGAAGAACAGTGTAAACAAACATCATCTTATGAAGAAAGTGTAGAAGAACCGGTGCAGATTCCTGATCTTCAACGTCCACCAGACAAGGATGACGTGACGATGGAATCCCTCAAAGACGTTACTGAGCCTCCACCTGCGCAAATATCCACTCAAGAAGTAAGAGATCAACCAGAAGAAGTACAGCCTCATGCCTCGCCAGAAGAGGAACCGTGTTCCTCTAAACAAACAGTTGAGTCTATATCTAGTGAGTTAAACGAGCCTAAGCCTAAGTCTATGTCCGAACCAGAACCACTCGCGGTCGTCGACCTCGAGTTTTACGACCACACTGTTCCCGAGTCACACCACCTAGAGGAAGTTGCGCCAGAAGAACAACACGACGAAGCAAGACCTAAAAGAGCGGCAGCTCTCAGAGCCCTTGAGAAGATCAAGGAATGGACCAGCAATCTAGTCGCCGTGTTGCTGCCTGAGGCGGGGTGTGTCGTGACAAGCACGAATATCTAA
- the LOC134795044 gene encoding cytochrome P450 6B2-like, whose translation MLWLLVGLLTLVLVLYFYGTRTFGYWAKRGVKHDAPAPFFGTAKRQFLQQISLADIYDEMYQKYPNERFVGYYLMTTPVLILRDPGLVKHVLVSDFNHFSSRNMFPVGKHPEPLLKNLITYEGDLWKLLRQKMTPAFTAGKLMAMFPLIVASAEKLQRVATEAAASDAEVDMRDLMARYTTDFIGACGFGIDTDTLSDKNNMFTYLGKRIFKQERRDMIVAILKYAMPSLMTSFHFFAPEIEKVMMKLVKTIMQERDYKNSGRNDFIDSLLDLKEKGKLIRESLVHKNADGTPCVVEIEMDDEMMVAQVFLFFAAGFETSSSATSYTLHELAHHPEHQRRCQEEIDAVLARHDNKLSYDAVKEMKFLEMCFSEGMRLFPSLGFLQRKCMKAYTIPDTDVTIDPGVNIIVPVKSLHLDPQYFQHPEEFRPERFHPDNVSAIDKYTYLPFGTGPRACIGERLGYMQSLAGLAALLSHFSVAPSINTRRKPIIDTKVVGVQRVKGGLPLALIARKKTQ comes from the exons ATGTTGTGGTTGTTAGTGGGTTTATTAACATTAGTACTAGTGTTGTACTTTTACGGAACGCGGACTTTCGGGTACTGGGCGAAGCGCGGGGTGAAGCACGATGCTCCCGCACCGTTCTTTGGCACCGCGAAACGACAGTTCCTCCAGCAGATATCTTTAGCTGACATTTACGACGAGATGTACCAGAAGTATCCCAACGAAAGATTCGTCGGATACTACCTCATGACTACTCCGGTGCTGATTCTAAGGGATCCCGGATTGGTTAAACATGTTTTAGTGTCTGATTTCAACCACTTTTCCTCCAGAAACATGTTCCCTGTTGGCAAACATCCTGAACCGCTTTTGAAAAATCTGATAACCTATGAAGGCGATCTCTGGAAGTTGTTGAGGCAAAAGATGACGCCCGCGTTCACGGCCGGAAAGTTGATGGCAATGTTTCCCCTGATCGTGGCGAGTGCCGAGAAGCTACAGCGCGTGGCGACCGAGGCGGCGGCAAGCGACGCCGAGGTCGACATGCGGGACCTCATGGCGCGCTACACCACCGACTTCATCGGCGCCTGCGGTTTCGGAATTGACACTGATACACTCAGCGATAAGAACAACATGTTCACGTATTTGGGTAAACGCATATTTAAACAAGAAAGGAGAGATATGATTGTGGCGATCCTTAAATATGCCATGCCGAGTTTGATGACCAGTTTTCACTTCTTTGCACCAGAGATCGAGAAAGTTATGATGAAGTTGGTAAAAACCATAATGCAGGAACGGGATTATAAGAACTCGGGCAGGAATGATTTCATCGACTCCCTTTTGGATTTGAAAGAGAAAGGAAAATTGATACGCGAATCTCTGGTGCACAAAAATGCTGATGGCACTCCTTGTGTGGTTGAGATTGAGATGGACGACGAAATGATGGTGGCCCAGGTGTTCCTGTTCTTCGCCGCCGGGTTCGAGACGTCCTCCTCGGCGACCAGCTACACGCTGCACGAGCTGGCGCACCATCCCGAGCACCAGAGGAGGTGTCAGGAGGAAATTGACGCGGTACTCGCGCGTCATGATAACAAATTATCTTATGACGCCGTCAAGGAGATGAAATTTTTGGAAATGTGTTTCAG tGAAGGCATGAGGCTATTTCCTTCCCTCGGATTTTTGCAACGCAAATGCATGAAAGCTTACACTATCCCGGACACGGACGTGACCATCGACCCAGGGGTCAACATCATCGTCCCGGTCAAGTCGCTGCACCTGGACCCGCAGTACTTCCAGCACCCGGAGGAGTTCCGGCCGGAACGGTTCCACCCGGACAATGTTTCCGCCATCGACAAGTATACATATCTGCCCTTCGGGACCGGACCGAGAGCTTGTATTG GCGAACGTCTAGGCTACATGCAGTCGCTGGCCGGTCTGGCAGCCCTGCTGAGCCACTTCTCTGTGGCTCCCAGCATCAACACGCGCCGCAAGCCGATCATAGACACCAAGGTTGTGGGCGTTCAGAGAGTCAAAGGAGGCCTGCCCCTAGCCCTTATCGCCAGGAAAAAGACCCAGTGA
- the LOC134794903 gene encoding cytochrome P450 6B7-like, whose product MLWLLVGLLTVVLLLYFYGTRTFGYWAKRGVKHDAPIPFFGTAKRQFLQQITFADIYDEMYQKYPNDRFVGYYLMTNPLLILRDPELVKHVLVSDFNHFYSRNLHPIDDNPELLLNNLFSCEGDLWKLLRQRMTPAFTSGKLKAMFPLIVSRAEKLQRVAAEVAASGAEVDVRDLMARYTTDFIGACGFGIDTDSLNDKNSMFRKLGIRIFIQDTRDVVVAIFKYAMPSLMRSFSFVSPIVEKLTSKLVKSIMKERNYKNSGRNDFIDLLLDLKDKGKMVGESLVHKKADGTPCVAEREMDDDLMVAQVFIFFAAGFETSSSATSYTLHELAHHPEHQRRCQEEIDAVLARHDNKLSYDAIKEMKYLDMCFSEAMRIFPSLGFLQRKCVRAYTIPGTDVTIDPGVNIIVPVKSLQLDPQYFQDPEKFRPERFHPDNVASIDKYIYLPFGTGPRACIGERLGYMQSMAGLAAVLSQFSVAPCKSTLRKPIVDPTVMSVQSVKGGLPLALTPRKKTQ is encoded by the exons ATGTTGTGGTTGTTAGTGGGTTTATTAACAGTAGTACTACTCTTGTACTTTTACGGAACGCGGACTTTCGGGTACTGGGCGAAGCGTGGGGTCAAGCACGATGCTCCCATACCGTTCTTTGGCACCGCGAAACGACAGTTCCTCCAGCAGATAACCTTTGCCGACATTTACGACGAAATGTACCAAAAGTATCCCAACGACAGATTCGTCGGATACTACCTAATGACTAATCCGTTGCTGATTTTAAGAGATCCCGAATTGGTTAAACATGTTTTAGTGTCAGACTTTAACCATTTCTATTCAAGAAACTTGCATCCAATCGACGATAACCCTGAATTGTTGTTGAACAATCTCTTTTCCTGTGAAGGGGATCTCTGGAAGTTGTTGAGGCAGAGGATGACTCCCGCCTTCACGTCCGGGAAGTTGAAAGCGATGTTTCCCCTGATCGTGTCAAGGGCCGAGAAGCTGCAGCGAGTGGCGGCCGAGGTGGCGGCGAGCGGCGCCGAGGTCGACGTGCGCGACCTCATGGCGCGCTACACCACCGACTTCATCGGCGCCTGCGGCTTCGGCATCGATACTGACTCACTCAACGATAAGAACTCCATGTTCAGAAAGCTGGGTATACGCATATTTATCCAAGACACGAGAGATGTGGTAGTAGCCATCTTTAAATATGCTATGCCGAGTTTGATGAGAAGTTTCTCCTTCGTGTCACCTATTGTTGAGAAACTTACGTCAAAGTTAGTTAAAAGTATAATGAAGGAGCGGAATTATAAAAATTCGGGCAGAAACGATTTCATTGATTTACTTTTGGATTTGAAAGATAAGGGAAAGATGGTGGGCGAGTCTCTGGTGCACAAGAAAGCTGATGGTACGCCTTGTGTGGCTGAGAGGGAGATGGACGACGACCTGATGGTGGCTCAAGTGTTCATTTTCTTCGCCGCTGGCTTTGAGACGTCCTCCTCGGCGACCAGCTACACGCTGCACGAGCTGGCGCACCATCCCGAGCACCAGAGGAGGTGTCAGGAGGAAATTGACGCGGTGCTAGCGCGTCATGATAACAAATTATCTTATGACGCTATTAAGGAGATGAAGTATTTGGACATGTGTTTCAG TGAAGCCATGAGAATATTTCCCTCCCTCGGCTTTTTGCAACGCAAGTGCGTGAGAGCCTACACTATCCCGGGCACGGACGTGACCATCGACCCCGGGGTCAACATCATCGTCCCGGTCAAGTCGCTGCAACTGGACCCGCAGTACTTCCAGGACCCGGAAAAGTTCCGTCCGGAACGGTTCCACCCGGATAATGTCGCCAGCATAGACAAGTATATATATCTACCCTTTGGGACCGGACCGAGAGCTTGTATAG GTGAGCGTCTAGGCTACATGCAGTCGATGGCCGGGCTGGCCGCGGTTCTGAGCCAATTCTCCGTGGCTCCCTGCAAGAGCACACTCCGCAAACCGATAGTTGACCCCACGGTTATGTCTGTACAGAGTGTTAAGGGAGGCCTGCCGCTCGCCCTCACCCCTAGGAAGAAGACACAATGA